The following nucleotide sequence is from Vulpes lagopus strain Blue_001 chromosome 1, ASM1834538v1, whole genome shotgun sequence.
GCTTCTGGGCTCCCAACAGGGCTGGAGGGTGAAGATAGGTGCAGGTCTCATCACGCCCTAAGTGCGGGGCTACTTTTTTCAAAAGCTAAAAAGAAGTTTGGCACGTTCCAGGTCTGACGagaacaaacagggggagtgTGCACACTGCATCATCAGGGGGGTCATGAGCGCCTCTCAGTTCAGGAACTTACCCTGCTGCTATTTATTTCCTCCGACATTGTATTTAATTGTTCAGTTAGCCTATTTTTCTCTCCAGTAAATTCTTCTTTCAGCTCCGATGTCTTCTGTGCCATCTCGTGCATTTCCCTCTGTAGCTCAGTCTCCTTCCCGGTCATCGTGTTTACCTGAAATTTCATCTTTCGTTAGGATCTGCCTTGGGTCGCCTGTTTTGTGCAAATTAATCACTTTGATACAGCCCACTCCACTTCCCTTTCACCTTCAGTCATAAGGTGGGACCGGGCTAATCCTGTACTCATCTACTCAACTACCATCCTCAAAACCTACTGGCAAGCTCACCTTTTCTTCACAGCCAAGATTTAATAAAAGACAGCAATGAGGAAAGCAATGACAAGGAACGATAGTATTACTAAGTCTTAGGATCCTTCATAAAggtattaatttatattaaatataaacaccATAGACTATTGTCTGAGGTGGCGTCTTATACTTTTTATCAATTCTGGGATCTCTACTAATCCTCTGATGCCATGCTAATCTGCAAGAGACATGCCTAGGATTAGTTAAAACCAGCTAAAGCCCTATCGTTTGCATTTGCCCCTGACGTTGAAAGAGCTTGCCAGAAGTTGCCAAGTTATCTCTATCCTACCTGCCATCTCTTGCAAGCTGTGTCAAAACTTGAAATTCCTGGAAAATATTACAGAGCATGATTGATCCCGTTTTCTGGAcgttcttttttttagtatttgtcCAGTAAAAACTGAATTCGAAGCAATCCTTTCCCGAGATCAATATGTAGGCCTGGAAAGCAAAATCTTAACTTCTCATTAATAACCGAGCCCCTTGATGGCAGGTTTTCCCTTTAACCTCCAGCTAATAAAACAAAGTTGCACAAAGAGAAGGTTTAAGATGGGCTGAAAGCAGAAAATCCCCAAGACATACCCTGGGGGGCATGAGGGTTCTGTTGGTCACTATTATATCAGGACCTTTGAAAGTACTTTCTCCTAAAGGCaaaagggcagggcaggggcagtggggtcCCCTCCTGATCCTCACTCGTATCTGTTATAGTCTCCTTGGCAGCAGCTCCCAAATGGGTATTGGGAAGCTGCTACTCTAATGTACTATAAGACAGAGAACTATAATTAGAACCAAGAACTATGCCTAACCCAAAGCTTCTCCCGCGTCCAGATGCCATACCAAAAACTCGGGCTAATCCACAGAAGTGTCTCGTgtgccaaagccaagagtcactGGTGTTGGAGCCAACTCAAATGTCCACAAAGTTCAAGGCCCACAAACCTAAAACCTTTACAGGGTTTGGTCCCATACTGCAAACACCATCCAGAAGCAAATAAAATCGACACAGGGGTTTCCCTCCCTAAAGACTACCTATTCAAGTGCAGAGAGTAAGCCACTTACTTTTTCAATGAAggatacattttccatttttgtcaATTCGAGCTCTTTCTCCAGGTCCTTGTGGGATTTCTGCAGTGCTTCCAAGGTGGCCTGCAATGTGTCATTTTTGGATTGCAGCACTTGGATCTTCTGCTCCAATTCCACCATCAGATTTTCCAGTTCTGCTTTTTGCTTCTTCCAAAGTTGCTGCTCTCCTTCCACCTGGGACAGTTTGGAGGCAAGCTGCTCTCGGTCGTGAATTTGACTCTTCAGCATGCTGATTTCTTCATCCTTCTTCTTTAGCTTCTGTTTGTCATCTTCTACTTGTTGATGGAGGCTGTTTGCGGAAGACTGCACGTTAATGTAATTATTCTTGGCCTCATCAAGGCCTTGTAGCAACTGAGCCTTCTCGTGTTCAAGAGCATCCACCTGACTACGCAGATTCTGTTCCTGGGCCTTCCAGGTGTCTTGGTCATGACACAAGGCTGCCATTTCCTCATTTAGCTCCTTTAATTGTGTCTGAAGCATCTCCACTGCAGTTTTAGATTCTTCACTCATCTGTactttttcttgctctttttcttgcAAGAGATTTTCAAAGGAAGAATTTAACGTTTCTAACTCAGATACCCGTTCTTGctctttttgtaattcttttatcGCATTCTCTTTTTCTGACCTTATGTGGACAAGATCTAATTCCAAATCTCTAAGATTTTGGGCCATctcttctatttttacttttagagtCCCCACTTCTGCTTTGGAATTCTCGGCCTCAAGAACCACGCACTCTTGGTTTTTCCCTGATATCTCTAGTTCTCTTTCAAGGCTCTCCACTCTATCCTTAAGCAAGTTGGCCTGATGTTCAGTTTCCTTCAGTTTTCCTAAGACCTGGAGCTGCTCCTTTTCATCAGCTTCTAGGCGGGCTTTCAGCTTTTCAGTGTTGTTTCTCAGCTGATGTATTTCCTGCACCAAGGGGTCCAGACTCTGTTCCTTGACCTTCTGGATTTCTTGGTCATGACACAATGCTGCTATTTCCTCATTTAACTCTTTCAACTGTGTTCGGAGCATCTCCAAGGCAGCTCTAGATTCTtctttcatctctattttttctctctccttttcttctaacTGACCTTTGAATGAAGAGAGCAATGTATCTAATTCAGACACTTGACCTTGTTTGTCTTGTAGCTGttttatcagattttctttttcgaACCTTACTGTGACAAGGTCGGATTCTAAATCTTTCAGGCTTTTGGTAGTCAATTCCATTTGTGTTTTTAGGGTCTCCACCTCTGCTTTGGAATTCTCAGCATCAAGAATCACCAGCTCTTGGTTCTCCTCTGACATCTGCAGTTCTCGTTCAAGGTTCTCAACTTTATCCTGAAGCGCATCCGCCTTTCGCTCGCTCTCCCTCAGTTTCTCTAAAACGTGGAGCTGCTTCTTTTCATCAGCCTCAATGCGGATCCTCAGCTTCTCAATGCCTTTTCTTAGCTGATGCACTTCCTCCTGAGTGGAGCTCAGCCTCACTGCCACCTCACCCTTCTCCATCAGCGCGCCCTCCAAAGCCTTGGCGACAGTCAGCTTCTCGTGTTCTGATTCATGCAGTCTGGCCTGTAGGCTTTCAGATTCCCTTGAAagtgattctttctctttattcaacTGTTCAATTTGGATCTCCAACTCACTTTTTACCAAAGACAGGGCCTGTGAGTCCTTCTCCAAACTCTGTAGCTGCTCCTGGAGCCGAGTGTTATCTTCCAAGAGCTGGGTTACATCAGAGGACAATCTCTGAACGAGCTGCATTTTGTCCTTTACCTCAGCTCCAGCCATGTCACTGGGATGTAGACATTCATCTTCACGAGATTCGAGCTCTTGTATTTTCTGCTTCATCTTTTCAGACATCAgatccagttctttcttttcttttgacaaaGTATCTAATTGTCCATGAAGCTGGTTTCTCTCACTGGTGACCACAGAGAGCTCTTCTTCAAGGCAAGTTATAGCTTTCTgcttattttcattatcttttactAAGTACAGCTTCTCGGTCTGAACTGTCTCTAACTCTGCTTCCACAGAGAGGGCGTGATGCTCGATGCTACCTTTCTCAGATTTGATCCTCTTTAGCTCATTTTCCACATCAAGAAACCGCTCTCTCCAGTTGTCATTCACCTTGGCCACATTATCTTCAATAACTGCATGTGACAATTTATCTGCACCTATTTCTAAATGAGAACTGAGGCCCTCCAAACTTTCTGTTCTCTGGTGTAACTCCTGGTTGTCATGAGAAGAGGATTCCAATCTTTCacttaaatttgatttttctttcttgagttcCTCaactattttttctaattctacaCATGCTTCCATTTTGGTGGTTATTTGTGCTTCCTGTAAAACCAGTTTTGAGTCCAACTCTCTTATTTCATCTAGtaaactttcaatttttttgtcaCGTTCCTCTATGACGTGGAGTAACCTCAAATTCTCATTTGATGACTCTTTTACCTGCAATTGAAGATTCTCAATGGTGACTTGAGTCTCCAGAAAATCAATAGGTACTAGAGCATTAGGACCAGAAAGTGACAATTCAGAAATGTCTAAACAGCCCTGTGTTTTGTCTTGCACTAGGGTCTCGTAACTGGTTTCTGGGGACTGTTTGCTAGACCATTCTCCTGTGAATCTGACTGGACTGGTCTTggttattttttccatctctagaTTGAGGTCCTGCTGCACACCTTCTTCACAGATCTGATGAGTGTCACGCTTTGGTGTTCTCTCTTTAGTTTCCAAAGTATATTCTTCTGATTCTTTTACATCACAGCTAGTGTTTCCACCCCGAAGAGCCTGTAGTTGTAATATAtgagaattcattttatttttcaaaagtaatcaaaacagaataaGTAGGCTTAATTATTACTGTATAGTAACTGGCTTCTTGCCTCTGCTAAACACATATCTTTAAATGGCTTATTTCCCACCCCGTCTCCTCTCTCCATCCAAATATCCAACACAAGTAAATAAACGTTCGGTAAGTGTTCTCCACAGGCAAGGCACTGGGTAAGGTATTTATTATGAAGACAAACCCTTCAGATCAGTTATTTGATCATCTGAATTGTAACATATTTAAATTGCATAATTTTTTCTTGCTAGAAATATTCTTGGTAGCctaaatataaagtttatttaaggGATCAAGTAAGAAGCTAAGAAAGTCCACATAAAATGTTCAGATTGCATCTTCAGCATTTACGACATTCTTCACTCAGAGAAGGTTTCATGGCCAGATCCCCAGTCCAAGGACTTAATCACAGAACCAGCACTATCTCTATCCTTGGATAAATTACACATCTGGACCTCACcttcttctcatctgtaaaatggggatctaCTGCTGTGACTACAACGACTGTCCAGTCACCACCTAACCCACCTACCTTACTGAGGCAGACAGAGGGAATCAAGTGAAGTCATCGACTATATAGCACTATTACTTTAGCTGGTAGACTAGAAAGGACAAAGTTATGACTAAACAATTTTATAGTCCATAAAGAAAGAGATGTCTCTTTAAATGACTGGTAACAAATCATAGATTTGTATCAGAGCAAATTGGTAAAAACATTATTCAGTTATATGTAATAAACTCCTCCATTTAGTTTCATGACTTTAACTCTGCAATATTAAAATGGTCTGAAAAGAGCAAGAATACTTAAAATTTGATCACATTGTCATCCATAAGCTCTAATTTAATACTTAACTGTGGAGTTTTTTAATTCACAAAGAGTGAAAACAAATACAGGTCCTGAAAATGACTTTCAGACTCTATAATCTTCTCCAGGAGACTTTAAAAAACACCTTTTAGTAATTTCCCATATAATAAAGTATGAGTGGAATCATTAAAGAAAtttacaaccccccccccaatctgAATCAGGTTTACTCATTTTTCTAAAGTTGTGCTTTGTTtagaaaacaacagcaacaaaaaactttggtgtattttgtttttacaccTTTGAATTCTCTGTAGATTTCAACTCaaacatttatcaagtgcctCCCGGGAATGTAACTAGAGAAACAGCATGTAAATCCCATATACTTACATCTTCTAGGTCAGTGCCAAGCAAAGACCGAGAACTTAAGTCCAGACCTTGTAGCTGGAGGCGTGCTACTTCGAGCTCAAATGACAGGTGTTCagtctgtttcttttctgctGCCAGCTTGGACTCCATCTCCATGGTCACACTTGTCAGCTTCTGTTGCCACTGTTCATTTTCTGACAAATACTGCTTTCGGAGAGAGTCGAGCTCTTCCCTTTCAGAACTTAATAACTGTTCGAGCTCTTTAATCTCCTTATTTTTCAGAATCTCCTGACTTTCGATTTTGTCTTCTAGTTTTTTGAGGGACTGCAGGTACATCTGACATTGGGTCTCAAGGTCTTCCACGCTCCTCCCTGGCGCAGATAGAATTTCTCTCTTGGTCAGACTCTCTTCCTCCGGACTACAGCAAGACCCTTCTTCTATATTAGACTGGTTTGCTGCAATAGTCCCATCTAAATTATTCAAAAGCGAGGTTTCCCCCGTCTGGTCCAAGAGGTCTTTGCAAAAAGAAGATTCTCCCAAACTTCTAAGACTAGGGCTGTCAGTCACACAAGAGAATGACAAGGACAGAAAATGCCCTGCCTGAGGTTCTGGCATCTCCTCCTTTACCAAGTCACCTTGGAAGTTTCTCAGACTTGTTGACAACATGGAATTTTCAGCCTTTAATGCATCCACATAAGACTGTAGCTCTGACATCTTAGAGCTCACTTGACAGTGCTGATCATGTAAAATTTTGTGTTCACTTTGTAAAGACAAGAATTTCTCCTGTAATTCAGCAAAGTGCATTTGGACTTCTTTGTTTGACAATGTCAAGTGCTCATAGCAATTACGGTCATCCAAAGGATTTAAGGACGCACCTTTCTGCTCATTCTGTTGTTCGCCAGATTCGCCTTCTGCCATTTCTTTCTCTAACTCACCTTGGAGAAGGGCACTTTCATCATTTAGTATTTTAACTTCATTTACTagtttctccatcccctctgtCATTTTACTAGTTGCCGTGATACATTCTGATCTTGAATCATTCAGCTCCGACATTAGCTCAAGCTTTTCGACCTGCAGCATCTCACACATCTTCTCTAGCTCACTCAGCTTGCTCATTGCTGCCTGTAGAGAGCACTGCAGATGTGCATTGTCATTTTGACTTGTTGACAACTCATGAAGcactgaaatgtatttttcctcTGTACCTATGTCACAATCTTTAGGGCTACTAAGTTCTTGTGACTGAGCGTCTTGTTGCAAATTTCCAGTTTCTAAATCCATCGGAAGTTGAACATGACATTTATTTATCTCACTCTCCCCTTTCACAGAGTCACTAACTGGTTCTGATTCTAGAATTTGATGCTCTTGTTTCGTCTCCATTAACATCATCAGGTGCTCCTTCTCTTGTATTAAGGAATTAAGTTCTTTTTGTATATTACCTTGTTCTTCCTTTAAGGTCATGATTTGTTTTAGACCACCCACCTCACTCTTGGAATTGTTATGGATATCTGCCATCTCCGATCTCAGATCTTGCTGCATTGCCCCCAATTCTAGAACTAGATTCTGGTTTGTTTCCTCAGCTAATGCTAATTTTGTTACAAGTGCTTGGTGCTCCCTTGCAAATGTTTCCTTTAAATGTTCCAGTTCCTTTTGCCTATTTTCACAAGCACTAGTGCATTCATTTAACAAGCATTCTAACTCAGAGTTCTTTTCTTGAGCTGCTTTATACTTTTCACTAAGATCCTCAAATGCACGTCctgtttcttcacatctttgttGTAAAAGAAGTCTTTCTTGCTTATACTGATTGGATAACTCTAAAATGCTTTTGTCTCTTTCATCTATACAGTTTGAAAAACTCTCACTCTTTTGGAGTAAGGTAATCTTCTCTTGATTTAAGGTTGCATTAATTTCCTTGAGGGTCTCATTCTCTTGGGCCagatcttcaatttccttcctgtttaaagaaatagttgaactcatttcctttttctctgagcTCAGGGTTTCAGACAAAAGTTGTAGCTCCTTTAGAGATTCTTGAAGTAAATGGTTGCTCTTTTTTAATTCCTGAATCTCTGCTTGCtcagtttctaatttttcattcaaAAGCTGGAACTCTCTTTCCTTGTTCTCCAGGGCAACTAAAGTTTCAGCAAAAGCATTCTGATGAATGGAAGAGTCTTCTTGTAGCTTACTAATGCGTTGACTTGTTTCGGCCACAAAGCTTTGATGCATCTGCTCTGCCTTAAtgagattttcttctatttctcctcTAATTTGCACCAACTCTTGACACTGCTTTTGTAGATCAGAGTTCATCTGCTTTTGAGACTCTAATGAAAATTCAAGAGATGTGACTCGATTTTGTAAGACGGCTGAACTTCTTGGACTTTGGTCTGCTTCTCGATGGCATTTGCTCCTTTCtgaaggcatgcttccttgttCTCCAATTATATTTGCAAAGGAATTATTCATTGCAGATGGCTGTTCAAAAGCCAAGAGACTTCTGTGATGAGCCTCATTTGTCACGAGAGAAGAATCTTTGGGTTTTAGCAGATCCTGGAGACTCTCATACTCAGCTTGTAAGTCTTGGTAACGATGGTCTTTGTCAATTACTTCATTTGACAGTAACTGAAGCTTCCGTTCTAGATCTTCGACTTGCCCAGTAAGCTCAGAAATCTTCAAGCACatattctccatctccttcttaTGTTTCTGATCGGAGAACTCGGCTTTCTGTTGTAGATCTACGTAAGCTTGcttctgtgtctctacctccacAGTCTTGCTGTCTATCACATTGTGAAGGTTTCTGATCTCAACATTCAGATTTTCACTTTCTATCTCCAGGGTTCTTACTTTCTCATTGTATTCGTGACTTTTTATTTGTTGTGTCTTGAGGCAAGTTTCCAAGTGATTCACTTTACTCTGCAAACTCCCCTTTTCTGATTCTAGCTGACGTAGAAGTTGTTCGTTTTCACTTTTCCAATGAGCAAAgagagttttctcttctttcaattcttcatattctttcttttttaactccaAAGCAATCAGTAAAGCTTCGGATTCTTTCTCTAGTTTGCTTAGCTTATCATTCAGTTGTTCAATGTGATGCTCCCTTTTCTTCAAAAGGTCTTGAGAGCAATCTCGCTGCTTTTCCAGGTCAGCCAAGGCAAGCTTTAGCTTTTCTAAAGTCAAGGAATTCTCTTGCTGATTAATTTTGTCTTGAAGATCTCTTAACATGGTTTCCTGAGAGGCATTCttagctacaaaaaaaaaaaaaagtttagttatcatggtttttttttttttttttttaattttatttatttatgataggcacacagtgagagagagagaagcagagacataggcagagggagaagcaggctccatgcaccgggagcccgacgtgggattcgatcccgggtctccaggatcgcgcccctggccaaaggcaggcgccaa
It contains:
- the CENPF gene encoding centromere protein F isoform X1 is translated as MSWALEEWKEGLPTRALQKIQELEGQLDKLKKERQQRQFQLETLEAALQKQKQKVENEKTEGANLKRENQSLMEICENLEKTKQKMSHELQVKESQVNFQEGQLNSSKKQIEKLEQELKRCKSELERSQQTAQAADVSLHSCTTPQKIFATPLTPSQYYSGSKYEDLKEKYNKEVEERKRLEAEVKALQATTKVSQAIPQSTMNHRDIARHQASSSVFSWQQEKTPSRLSSSALKTPMRRDLSVAHLSGEQEVTPSRSTLQRGKRDANGSFCDNSSNSHLLDQLKAQNQELRNKISDLELHLQGQEKEMKGQVNKCHELQLHLEKAKAELIEKEKILNKSRDELMRTTAQYDQASSKCTALEQKLKRLSEDLSCQRQNAESAKSSLEQKIKQKEKEFQEELSRQQRAFQALDQESTQMKGRLTQELQQAKNTHNILQADLDKVTSGKYQLEKTLEEFKQKFCRAEQALQASQVKESELRKSNEEVKKEYSLLKSRSEQQAREVCHLEEELRKAKQSLSQSQNFAEEMRAKNASQETMLRDLQDKINQQENSLTLEKLKLALADLEKQRDCSQDLLKKREHHIEQLNDKLSKLEKESEALLIALELKKKEYEELKEEKTLFAHWKSENEQLLRQLESEKGSLQSKVNHLETCLKTQQIKSHEYNEKVRTLEIESENLNVEIRNLHNVIDSKTVEVETQKQAYVDLQQKAEFSDQKHKKEMENMCLKISELTGQVEDLERKLQLLSNEVIDKDHRYQDLQAEYESLQDLLKPKDSSLVTNEAHHRSLLAFEQPSAMNNSFANIIGEQGSMPSERSKCHREADQSPRSSAVLQNRVTSLEFSLESQKQMNSDLQKQCQELVQIRGEIEENLIKAEQMHQSFVAETSQRISKLQEDSSIHQNAFAETLVALENKEREFQLLNEKLETEQAEIQELKKSNHLLQESLKELQLLSETLSSEKKEMSSTISLNRKEIEDLAQENETLKEINATLNQEKITLLQKSESFSNCIDERDKSILELSNQYKQERLLLQQRCEETGRAFEDLSEKYKAAQEKNSELECLLNECTSACENRQKELEHLKETFAREHQALVTKLALAEETNQNLVLELGAMQQDLRSEMADIHNNSKSEVGGLKQIMTLKEEQGNIQKELNSLIQEKEHLMMLMETKQEHQILESEPVSDSVKGESEINKCHVQLPMDLETGNLQQDAQSQELSSPKDCDIGTEEKYISVLHELSTSQNDNAHLQCSLQAAMSKLSELEKMCEMLQVEKLELMSELNDSRSECITATSKMTEGMEKLVNEVKILNDESALLQGELEKEMAEGESGEQQNEQKGASLNPLDDRNCYEHLTLSNKEVQMHFAELQEKFLSLQSEHKILHDQHCQVSSKMSELQSYVDALKAENSMLSTSLRNFQGDLVKEEMPEPQAGHFLSLSFSCVTDSPSLRSLGESSFCKDLLDQTGETSLLNNLDGTIAANQSNIEEGSCCSPEEESLTKREILSAPGRSVEDLETQCQMYLQSLKKLEDKIESQEILKNKEIKELEQLLSSEREELDSLRKQYLSENEQWQQKLTSVTMEMESKLAAEKKQTEHLSFELEVARLQLQGLDLSSRSLLGTDLEDALRGGNTSCDVKESEEYTLETKERTPKRDTHQICEEGVQQDLNLEMEKITKTSPVRFTGEWSSKQSPETSYETLVQDKTQGCLDISELSLSGPNALVPIDFLETQVTIENLQLQVKESSNENLRLLHVIEERDKKIESLLDEIRELDSKLVLQEAQITTKMEACVELEKIVEELKKEKSNLSERLESSSHDNQELHQRTESLEGLSSHLEIGADKLSHAVIEDNVAKVNDNWRERFLDVENELKRIKSEKGSIEHHALSVEAELETVQTEKLYLVKDNENKQKAITCLEEELSVVTSERNQLHGQLDTLSKEKKELDLMSEKMKQKIQELESREDECLHPSDMAGAEVKDKMQLVQRLSSDVTQLLEDNTRLQEQLQSLEKDSQALSLVKSELEIQIEQLNKEKESLSRESESLQARLHESEHEKLTVAKALEGALMEKGEVAVRLSSTQEEVHQLRKGIEKLRIRIEADEKKQLHVLEKLRESERKADALQDKVENLERELQMSEENQELVILDAENSKAEVETLKTQMELTTKSLKDLESDLVTVRFEKENLIKQLQDKQGQVSELDTLLSSFKGQLEEKEREKIEMKEESRAALEMLRTQLKELNEEIAALCHDQEIQKVKEQSLDPLVQEIHQLRNNTEKLKARLEADEKEQLQVLGKLKETEHQANLLKDRVESLERELEISGKNQECVVLEAENSKAEVGTLKVKIEEMAQNLRDLELDLVHIRSEKENAIKELQKEQERVSELETLNSSFENLLQEKEQEKVQMSEESKTAVEMLQTQLKELNEEMAALCHDQDTWKAQEQNLRSQVDALEHEKAQLLQGLDEAKNNYINVQSSANSLHQQVEDDKQKLKKKDEEISMLKSQIHDREQLASKLSQVEGEQQLWKKQKAELENLMVELEQKIQVLQSKNDTLQATLEALQKSHKDLEKELELTKMENVSFIEKVNTMTGKETELQREMHEMAQKTSELKEEFTGEKNRLTEQLNTMSEEINSSRGQLKELMLENSELKNSLDCIHKDQLEKEEKVREEIANYQLQLQEAEKKHQALLLDTNKQYEMEIQTYQEKLSSKEECLSSQKAEIDLLKSSKEELNNSLKATTQLLEELKKTKADHVKYTNQLKKENERAQGKIKLLIKSCKQLEEEKEMLQKELSHLEATQENQKTGTVVDSNAEELMAEMKELKETLEEKTKEADEYLDKYCSLLISHEKLEKAKEMLETQVTRLSSRSKPHLQNSPLLNSVVPEESLAPSATEKKLSSGQNTSSGKRQRSTGIREDGGGTASSTPETFSKKSRKAVKSGIHPAEEAKDTEFEPEGLPEVVKKGFADIPTGKTSPYVLRRTTMPTRTSPRLAAQKLAQSPLSLNKENHAETSQPTAGGSRSQKVKVAQQSPADSSAAFREPTTRVSNLPERSSADSPREGLRAKRSRLAPSPEAVPESKSSENCRVQ
- the CENPF gene encoding centromere protein F isoform X2 codes for the protein MSWALEEWKEGLPTRALQKIQELEGQLDKLKKERQQRQFQLETLEAALQKQKQKVENEKTEGANLKRENQSLMEICENLEKTKQKMSHELQVKESQVNFQEGQLNSSKKQIEKLEQELKRCKSELERSQQTAQAADVSLHSCTTPQKIFATPLTPSQYYSGSKYEDLKEKYNKEVEERKRLEAEVKALQATTKVSQAIPQSTMNHRDIARHQASSSVFSWQQEKTPSRLSSSALKTPMRRDLSVAHLSGEQEVTPSRSTLQRGKRDANGSFCDNSSNSHLLDQLKAQNQELRNKISDLELHLQGQEKEMKGQVNKCHELQLHLEKAKAELIEKEKILNKSRDELMRTTAQYDQASSKCTALEQKLKRLSEDLSCQRQNAESAKSSLEQKIKQKEKEFQEELSRQQRAFQALDQESTQMKGRLTQELQQAKNTHNILQADLDKEVKKEYSLLKSRSEQQAREVCHLEEELRKAKQSLSQSQNFAEEMRAKNASQETMLRDLQDKINQQENSLTLEKLKLALADLEKQRDCSQDLLKKREHHIEQLNDKLSKLEKESEALLIALELKKKEYEELKEEKTLFAHWKSENEQLLRQLESEKGSLQSKVNHLETCLKTQQIKSHEYNEKVRTLEIESENLNVEIRNLHNVIDSKTVEVETQKQAYVDLQQKAEFSDQKHKKEMENMCLKISELTGQVEDLERKLQLLSNEVIDKDHRYQDLQAEYESLQDLLKPKDSSLVTNEAHHRSLLAFEQPSAMNNSFANIIGEQGSMPSERSKCHREADQSPRSSAVLQNRVTSLEFSLESQKQMNSDLQKQCQELVQIRGEIEENLIKAEQMHQSFVAETSQRISKLQEDSSIHQNAFAETLVALENKEREFQLLNEKLETEQAEIQELKKSNHLLQESLKELQLLSETLSSEKKEMSSTISLNRKEIEDLAQENETLKEINATLNQEKITLLQKSESFSNCIDERDKSILELSNQYKQERLLLQQRCEETGRAFEDLSEKYKAAQEKNSELECLLNECTSACENRQKELEHLKETFAREHQALVTKLALAEETNQNLVLELGAMQQDLRSEMADIHNNSKSEVGGLKQIMTLKEEQGNIQKELNSLIQEKEHLMMLMETKQEHQILESEPVSDSVKGESEINKCHVQLPMDLETGNLQQDAQSQELSSPKDCDIGTEEKYISVLHELSTSQNDNAHLQCSLQAAMSKLSELEKMCEMLQVEKLELMSELNDSRSECITATSKMTEGMEKLVNEVKILNDESALLQGELEKEMAEGESGEQQNEQKGASLNPLDDRNCYEHLTLSNKEVQMHFAELQEKFLSLQSEHKILHDQHCQVSSKMSELQSYVDALKAENSMLSTSLRNFQGDLVKEEMPEPQAGHFLSLSFSCVTDSPSLRSLGESSFCKDLLDQTGETSLLNNLDGTIAANQSNIEEGSCCSPEEESLTKREILSAPGRSVEDLETQCQMYLQSLKKLEDKIESQEILKNKEIKELEQLLSSEREELDSLRKQYLSENEQWQQKLTSVTMEMESKLAAEKKQTEHLSFELEVARLQLQGLDLSSRSLLGTDLEDALRGGNTSCDVKESEEYTLETKERTPKRDTHQICEEGVQQDLNLEMEKITKTSPVRFTGEWSSKQSPETSYETLVQDKTQGCLDISELSLSGPNALVPIDFLETQVTIENLQLQVKESSNENLRLLHVIEERDKKIESLLDEIRELDSKLVLQEAQITTKMEACVELEKIVEELKKEKSNLSERLESSSHDNQELHQRTESLEGLSSHLEIGADKLSHAVIEDNVAKVNDNWRERFLDVENELKRIKSEKGSIEHHALSVEAELETVQTEKLYLVKDNENKQKAITCLEEELSVVTSERNQLHGQLDTLSKEKKELDLMSEKMKQKIQELESREDECLHPSDMAGAEVKDKMQLVQRLSSDVTQLLEDNTRLQEQLQSLEKDSQALSLVKSELEIQIEQLNKEKESLSRESESLQARLHESEHEKLTVAKALEGALMEKGEVAVRLSSTQEEVHQLRKGIEKLRIRIEADEKKQLHVLEKLRESERKADALQDKVENLERELQMSEENQELVILDAENSKAEVETLKTQMELTTKSLKDLESDLVTVRFEKENLIKQLQDKQGQVSELDTLLSSFKGQLEEKEREKIEMKEESRAALEMLRTQLKELNEEIAALCHDQEIQKVKEQSLDPLVQEIHQLRNNTEKLKARLEADEKEQLQVLGKLKETEHQANLLKDRVESLERELEISGKNQECVVLEAENSKAEVGTLKVKIEEMAQNLRDLELDLVHIRSEKENAIKELQKEQERVSELETLNSSFENLLQEKEQEKVQMSEESKTAVEMLQTQLKELNEEMAALCHDQDTWKAQEQNLRSQVDALEHEKAQLLQGLDEAKNNYINVQSSANSLHQQVEDDKQKLKKKDEEISMLKSQIHDREQLASKLSQVEGEQQLWKKQKAELENLMVELEQKIQVLQSKNDTLQATLEALQKSHKDLEKELELTKMENVSFIEKVNTMTGKETELQREMHEMAQKTSELKEEFTGEKNRLTEQLNTMSEEINSSRGQLKELMLENSELKNSLDCIHKDQLEKEEKVREEIANYQLQLQEAEKKHQALLLDTNKQYEMEIQTYQEKLSSKEECLSSQKAEIDLLKSSKEELNNSLKATTQLLEELKKTKADHVKYTNQLKKENERAQGKIKLLIKSCKQLEEEKEMLQKELSHLEATQENQKTGTVVDSNAEELMAEMKELKETLEEKTKEADEYLDKYCSLLISHEKLEKAKEMLETQVTRLSSRSKPHLQNSPLLNSVVPEESLAPSATEKKLSSGQNTSSGKRQRSTGIREDGGGTASSTPETFSKKSRKAVKSGIHPAEEAKDTEFEPEGLPEVVKKGFADIPTGKTSPYVLRRTTMPTRTSPRLAAQKLAQSPLSLNKENHAETSQPTAGGSRSQKVKVAQQSPADSSAAFREPTTRVSNLPERSSADSPREGLRAKRSRLAPSPEAVPESKSSENCRVQ